Below is a window of Pseudoalteromonas undina DNA.
TGTTGATAGGATATTTGGATCATCGTAAACAAATAAATAGCCATTACGATCACTGTCGGTTTTGCGAGCAAACGATAATCGTTTGCCCCAACCAAATAAGTTAGACTCGCGAAAGCCGATACTTGATTTATTTTCGCCACCACTGCGGCTAAAGCTAAGCTCGGGTAGCAAAGTCCACAAATCGCGAGTCACCACGGTTACATCAATATCGCCATCGCAGTTTTCGTTGGCAACAATTTGTGCGTCATATAAATAGTTTTGTTTACGCAGTAGCCGCTCAGATTCAGCCAAGGTTTTTTGATTAAAAGTATCACCCGCTTTAAACAATAAAATGCTTTTAATAACCTCAGGCTCAGTTTGTATATGTGCACGATTAGCAAAGCGAAACAGTGCGTTGTTTTCAGCTTCGAGTTCGGTATTAAAAACATTAAGTTGTTTAAGATTAATTGAGGCAATTTTAGCGTTACTATTTATCGTAAGCGGTGGAGGTTGAGACTCGATTTGTCGACGCAAGTTAATTTCAGAAGTTTTCAATGAATCGTCATTTTGGCAGCTTTGGGCTAGTGGCGTTTCTTGCGCGCAAACGCTGAGCATAAACATACTCAAAATAGAAAGGCTAAAACAACTACGTGCAATCCATTTTCTATTTAGCATTGACCCTCTTTAGCGCTATTTTGCAAAATAAAACACTTACTCTTAGCTTACATCATTGTTATTAATATGTAAGTAAAAGTGCCAATTTAGTTTATTTTTTATAGCAATTATAAGGTATTAGCGATAAATAGACGTGGCCTTAGCTTAAATAAAATGTTAACGCTGCCAATAGGTTGTCGGCATCTTGACCTTCGCCGTTAATCCACACACTTTGACTGTAATGCTCAAAATTTAAATTAAAAGTGTGGTTAGCATAGTTAAAACGCAGTTGGTGACGATCAGCCCCAGCTGCAAATTCACTAATGCTAATTTCATCGCTGTGCAAAAAAAACGTTCCCCACAACTCAAAGTCTTCATCGTGCGGCAACTCTGTTGGTTTAACAATAATGCATTGATGTGTGTGATCGTATTCAAGTTCGGTCATAAGGGGCTTATTGCGTTGCTAGATAATGTCGAATTGCGGTTAAAAACTCACCGCCATATTTGTTTAATTTAGTAAAACCAACCCCCGACACTTTTAAAAATTCACTGTCGTTGGTAGGCATAAGCTGCGCCATTTCGGCCAGCGTTTTATCGTTAAATACTACATAAGGGGGTACGTCATCGGCATCGGCTAATTCTTTACGTAATGCACGTAGGCGAGCAAATAACTTTTTATCGTAATTAAACTGCGCTAATTTATCCTGATAAACGTGCTTAGCTTGTAGGCGTGGTTCAGCCAGTTGTAGCGCATACTCACTCTTTAAAATAGCGCGTGCAGCTTCGGTAAGCCGTAGTGATGCGCCTTGGGTTATATCTTGGCTTAGTAGCCCTTGGTGAATAAGTTGGCGTAAAATACTGAGCCAAAACTCACTGCTTTTATCTTTACCTATGCCATAGGTGCTGAGTTCATGATGGTTGTTATCACGAATGCGGCTGGTATTTGCGCCGCGTAATAACTCTACAATGTAACCTAAACCAAATCGTTGCTGTGCCCGATACACACACGAAAGAGCTTGTTGGGCCACCAGTGTGCCATCAAAGCTTTT
It encodes the following:
- a CDS encoding DUF3630 family protein; its protein translation is MTELEYDHTHQCIIVKPTELPHDEDFELWGTFFLHSDEISISEFAAGADRHQLRFNYANHTFNLNFEHYSQSVWINGEGQDADNLLAALTFYLS